A part of Rickettsia canadensis str. McKiel genomic DNA contains:
- a CDS encoding murein hydrolase activator EnvC family protein, with amino-acid sequence MKYPVALSTIICFCLIACVDQPPAPIDYKVGAITANNNPTELDYDEDYDEGLIVQRTIEDTTTSEKVSGILEEPKAKIIEDDNDNIEIPIFQHENEDEEVIEQLNFAKPLNGVIITEFKAGKSKGIGIAVKEYSEVKSIAAGTVIYSGFNKQFGNLVIVKLDKDDLEVAYANLDDLLLNKGDKVAKNSVIGHVEHQLYFAMRKDKVAVDPSKYIPSLNE; translated from the coding sequence ATGAAATATCCTGTTGCACTTAGTACTATTATATGTTTTTGTTTAATTGCTTGCGTTGATCAACCACCTGCTCCAATTGATTATAAAGTGGGTGCTATTACTGCAAATAATAATCCTACCGAACTAGATTACGATGAAGATTACGATGAAGGATTAATAGTTCAAAGAACTATAGAAGATACTACTACATCAGAAAAAGTTAGTGGTATTCTTGAAGAACCAAAGGCAAAAATTATAGAAGATGATAATGATAATATTGAGATCCCTATATTTCAGCATGAAAACGAAGATGAAGAAGTGATAGAACAATTAAACTTTGCAAAACCGTTAAACGGGGTAATTATTACCGAGTTTAAAGCTGGTAAAAGTAAAGGGATAGGTATTGCAGTTAAAGAATATAGCGAAGTTAAATCTATAGCTGCAGGAACGGTAATATATTCAGGTTTTAATAAACAATTCGGTAATTTAGTAATAGTTAAATTAGATAAAGACGATCTAGAAGTAGCATATGCTAATTTAGACGATTTATTACTTAACAAAGGTGATAAGGTTGCTAAAAATAGTGTTATCGGGCATGTAGAACATCAGTTATATTTTGCTATGCGTAAAGACAAAGTAGCAGTTGATCCAAGCAAATATATACCTAGCCTAAATGAATAA
- a CDS encoding AbrB/MazE/SpoVT family DNA-binding domain-containing protein yields the protein MNTQLVALTNRGQMTIPSYIREKLNLSTGSKLALIVQDNSFIPINKSVKNLKHILPKYSNYRCNECNY from the coding sequence ATGAACACACAGCTTGTCGCTCTTACTAATAGAGGGCAAATGACAATTCCAAGTTATATTAGAGAGAAATTAAATTTATCTACAGGAAGTAAGCTAGCACTAATAGTACAAGATAATTCTTTTATACCTATAAATAAATCAGTTAAAAACTTGAAACATATTTTACCAAAATACTCTAACTATAGATGCAATGAATGCAATTATTAA